In Aequorivita sp. H23M31, a single window of DNA contains:
- a CDS encoding formate/nitrite transporter family protein: MKEEEKEQEDFQKDLEKKSNEIKGGSKYGDILSRVIHEGEELFKIHNRAMFLSGVIAGLEIGFSYLLVCAVYFSLGGKLDEQIVLKLFSLVYPVGFILVILGKSALFTEQTSVLALPVLNGQRSIGELLRVWGLVIFGNVLGGMFFVYFISKLGPHMHLFDEDTMVKVAVHVLDYQWWVLLLSAITAGWLMGLLTWLLNSTINSLTRLLLIYLITGVIGFGGFHHSIVGNLEVFGGLINSDQITFLDYLWFLFLALAGNGIGGAIVVGLFKYRIFESHFTDEKKKQEEKLLP, translated from the coding sequence ATGAAAGAAGAGGAGAAAGAACAAGAGGATTTTCAAAAAGATCTGGAAAAGAAATCCAATGAGATCAAAGGAGGCTCAAAATATGGTGATATTTTAAGCCGCGTTATTCACGAGGGAGAGGAACTATTTAAAATCCATAATCGGGCCATGTTCCTTAGCGGTGTCATTGCCGGACTTGAAATTGGTTTCAGTTATCTATTGGTGTGTGCCGTTTATTTTTCGTTAGGTGGGAAACTTGATGAGCAAATAGTATTAAAACTATTTAGCCTAGTCTATCCTGTGGGTTTTATTCTTGTAATCTTAGGAAAGTCCGCTTTATTTACGGAACAGACCTCGGTTTTGGCGCTGCCCGTTCTAAACGGACAGCGAAGCATTGGGGAACTTCTGAGAGTTTGGGGACTGGTGATTTTCGGTAATGTTTTGGGCGGAATGTTTTTCGTCTATTTTATATCCAAACTAGGTCCGCATATGCATCTGTTTGATGAGGATACTATGGTGAAAGTGGCAGTACACGTTTTGGATTATCAATGGTGGGTTCTTCTTTTAAGCGCAATTACAGCGGGTTGGCTTATGGGCTTATTAACGTGGCTATTAAATAGCACAATCAACTCCCTTACCCGACTGTTGCTTATTTATCTTATTACGGGAGTTATCGGATTTGGCGGGTTTCATCACAGCATTGTAGGTAATTTGGAAGTATTTGGAGGCTTAATAAATTCCGATCAAATTACTTTTCTCGATTATCTTTGGTTTCTCTTTCTGGCCCTGGCAGGTAATGGAATTGGAGGAGCTATAGTTGTCGGACTTTTTAAGTACCGCATTTTCGAATCACATTTCACGGATGAAAAGAAAAAACAAGAAGAAAAATTATTACCGTAA
- a CDS encoding coiled-coil domain-containing protein, whose product MRYFIFILLFWGLTSCNDGKIKELKNQIQTLHSEVDDLQAELAGCNSDLQDAQEKISNLEEHSDNLDRKLSILKGAIDYLQWEDGEISVYDVQGKFRNVRNTFQALQAEF is encoded by the coding sequence ATGAGATATTTTATTTTCATTCTTCTTTTCTGGGGATTGACTAGTTGTAATGATGGAAAGATTAAGGAACTCAAAAATCAAATACAAACCTTGCATTCAGAAGTTGATGATTTACAAGCCGAGCTAGCTGGATGCAATAGTGATTTACAAGATGCGCAGGAAAAGATTTCCAATTTGGAAGAGCATTCAGATAACCTTGATAGAAAACTATCTATTTTAAAAGGTGCAATTGATTATTTACAATGGGAAGATGGCGAAATAAGTGTTTATGATGTTCAAGGAAAATTCAGGAACGTTAGGAATACTTTTCAAGCATTGCAAGCAGAATTCTAA
- a CDS encoding UvrD-helicase domain-containing protein, giving the protein MDFTQEQEKIFEFVQSGVGHGIIDAVAGAGKTTTIMECAKYVPDKSDVLFCAFNKSIASEIADKFNQKGMQEVTTMTMHALGYQILKSKNSSGRLIEKRDDKYRNLLNSAEIQDQIRPYLKKIIKFYGYEFDEYGDRQSYQIENLSRTFSERLLDINQKYRLTLCKDSFAEFKNMILHYGIFNEVQSKSKYFDEELECYLESHRILLEAGNSLSRRLMIIDFSDMLYLPYVWKLYPNKKYGFVFVDECQDLSFSQLGIALKYGKRGGRILSVGDPRQSIYGFTGADINSFGNIKKYTNASNLPLTLCFRCPPNVIEIAKTIREDIVGKKEVDGIVQGIRLDEVVDMALPNDLIICRTKAPLLLLVFDFIEKERRVKIHPDIAKDLIDQLRRLFKKEELFKLIEIQFGGFEKLKDAVSSRREWVLKKEAERIFDADERRFYIETELSLLESKLNFLQKRYEIWQEECETLEDIFKKINEYVTEKNNPIVISTIHSAKGLEEKRVFIINYTDLPLTRPEQKDWEVVQEINLKYVAVTRAKEELYLVKSPKLNEIIDEGSLFDDLFENGT; this is encoded by the coding sequence ATGGATTTTACGCAAGAACAAGAGAAAATCTTCGAATTCGTTCAAAGTGGTGTAGGGCACGGTATCATAGATGCTGTTGCGGGAGCTGGTAAAACAACAACCATTATGGAATGTGCTAAATATGTTCCAGATAAATCTGATGTGCTTTTCTGTGCTTTTAATAAAAGTATTGCTTCCGAAATTGCTGACAAGTTTAATCAGAAAGGAATGCAGGAGGTTACTACGATGACAATGCACGCTTTGGGATATCAAATTCTAAAGAGTAAAAATTCTAGTGGTCGGTTAATTGAAAAAAGGGACGATAAATATCGTAATCTTTTAAATTCGGCGGAGATACAAGATCAAATAAGGCCGTATTTAAAGAAGATTATAAAATTTTACGGATATGAATTTGATGAATATGGCGACAGACAATCATACCAAATTGAAAATCTTAGTAGAACTTTTTCTGAAAGACTTCTTGATATTAATCAAAAGTATAGACTAACATTATGTAAAGATAGCTTCGCGGAATTTAAAAATATGATTCTTCATTATGGTATTTTTAATGAGGTGCAATCAAAAAGCAAATATTTTGATGAAGAGTTGGAGTGCTACTTGGAGAGCCACCGGATTCTTCTGGAGGCAGGGAATTCATTGTCAAGACGTTTAATGATAATTGACTTTTCTGATATGTTGTACCTTCCTTATGTATGGAAGTTATACCCCAATAAGAAATACGGTTTCGTATTTGTTGATGAGTGCCAAGACTTATCATTTTCGCAACTTGGGATCGCACTGAAATATGGAAAACGCGGAGGAAGAATTTTATCCGTGGGAGATCCTAGACAATCGATTTATGGCTTTACGGGTGCCGATATCAATTCTTTCGGAAATATTAAAAAATATACGAATGCTTCCAATCTCCCTCTCACTTTGTGTTTTCGTTGCCCTCCTAATGTGATTGAAATTGCTAAAACAATACGAGAAGATATTGTCGGAAAAAAGGAGGTTGACGGTATTGTTCAGGGAATTAGACTGGATGAGGTCGTTGATATGGCTCTACCAAATGATTTAATTATTTGCAGAACAAAAGCTCCACTATTATTGCTAGTATTTGATTTTATAGAAAAGGAAAGAAGAGTTAAGATTCATCCTGATATTGCGAAAGATTTAATCGATCAACTTCGGCGACTATTTAAAAAGGAGGAGCTCTTTAAACTCATTGAGATTCAGTTCGGAGGATTTGAAAAGCTAAAAGATGCAGTTTCCTCTAGAAGAGAATGGGTTTTAAAAAAGGAAGCCGAGCGAATTTTCGATGCGGATGAGCGAAGATTTTATATAGAAACAGAGCTAAGTTTACTTGAGAGTAAGTTGAATTTCTTACAAAAGAGATATGAAATTTGGCAAGAAGAATGTGAAACTCTCGAAGACATTTTCAAAAAGATTAACGAATACGTTACCGAGAAAAATAATCCTATCGTTATATCAACCATCCATAGCGCAAAGGGATTAGAAGAAAAGCGTGTCTTTATCATTAATTATACGGATTTGCCATTAACTAGACCGGAACAAAAAGACTGGGAAGTGGTTCAGGAAATTAATTTAAAATATGTGGCGGTTACGAGAGCTAAAGAAGAACTTTATTTAGTAAAATCCCCTAAGCTTAATGAAATTATTGATGAGGGTAGTTTATTTGATGACCTTTTTGAAAATGGAACTTAG